The following proteins come from a genomic window of Nostoc sp. ATCC 53789:
- the dndD gene encoding DNA sulfur modification protein DndD yields MIFLELVLQNFGPYSGKQVINLNPKIDEENSRPIILLGGMNGGGKTTLMDAIRLALYGPRAQCSTRGNLSYSDFLNQCVNNKIDPVADTRIELLFEHIENDKPIKYRVVRSWTKNPKDGKDTLGILGDSDTWPDALVNIWDEYIENLLPLGISNLFLFDGEQVKELAEQETPPPVVVDAIRGLLGLELADRLAVDLDILVNRKLKEVGNSKDLANLEEIETRLTQQQEDYQTTEEKVEILKNQVEELEQKQQEAFDKFISEGGKIAAERNQLELQQHTKTAEIEQVRQSMCELAADVLPLALIPNLLTQAQAQGEKEFRHQQVQISKDLLIERDQRLLTWLNQVEISPIEVEKIQSFLIQDVDSLYAKTIQTEAPWLLADDETLSQIDNLIYHLQNSKLSAKEKLAVLKNKEEEIHTLERQVQTAAAPEDYTKLRQALEAAQNQVVEAKANYETIRRRLAELETIIAKSKRELSDYTVENIKHKNSEHIITSAAKVQNTLKIFREKLTLRKLNKLEEEVKNCFLYLLHKSDLVHRITIDTKTFSLLLYDLNGKPVPKHRLSAGEKQLLAIAFLWGLAKVSGHRLPVAIDTPLGRLDSSHRSNLVERYFPSASHQVILLSTDTEIGKKEVETLRENEAIAREYLLKYDSSTRQTTVVENQYFW; encoded by the coding sequence ATGATATTTCTTGAACTCGTTCTACAAAACTTTGGCCCCTACAGTGGCAAACAGGTAATCAATCTTAACCCAAAAATTGATGAGGAGAACTCACGCCCAATCATCCTATTAGGTGGGATGAATGGCGGCGGAAAAACTACCCTTATGGATGCCATTCGTCTCGCCCTTTATGGCCCCCGCGCTCAATGTTCTACCCGTGGTAATTTAAGTTATAGCGATTTTCTCAATCAATGCGTTAACAATAAAATAGATCCAGTTGCAGACACCCGAATTGAGTTGCTTTTTGAACATATTGAAAATGATAAACCAATAAAATACCGCGTTGTGCGTAGTTGGACAAAAAATCCTAAAGACGGTAAAGATACATTAGGTATTTTAGGCGACAGTGATACCTGGCCTGATGCTTTAGTTAATATCTGGGATGAATATATTGAAAATCTTTTGCCATTAGGGATTTCTAACTTATTTCTCTTTGATGGTGAACAAGTTAAAGAACTTGCAGAACAGGAAACACCACCACCAGTTGTAGTAGACGCAATACGCGGACTTTTAGGTTTAGAGTTAGCAGATCGTTTAGCAGTTGATTTAGATATTTTAGTTAACCGTAAACTTAAAGAAGTTGGTAATAGTAAGGATTTAGCTAACCTAGAGGAAATTGAAACTAGATTAACCCAACAGCAAGAAGATTATCAAACAACAGAAGAGAAAGTAGAAATTCTCAAAAATCAGGTAGAAGAATTAGAACAAAAGCAGCAAGAAGCCTTTGATAAATTCATTTCTGAAGGTGGGAAGATTGCAGCCGAACGCAATCAACTAGAACTACAACAGCATACAAAAACTGCGGAGATCGAACAAGTACGTCAGTCGATGTGTGAATTAGCGGCTGATGTCTTACCTCTGGCATTAATTCCCAATTTGCTTACTCAGGCGCAAGCACAGGGAGAAAAAGAATTTCGCCATCAACAGGTACAGATTTCTAAAGATTTGTTAATTGAGCGAGATCAGCGCTTACTTACTTGGCTAAATCAAGTAGAAATTTCTCCGATAGAAGTTGAAAAAATCCAATCATTTTTAATCCAAGATGTAGATAGTTTATATGCAAAGACTATCCAGACAGAAGCACCTTGGTTATTAGCTGATGATGAAACTTTAAGCCAGATAGATAATCTCATATATCACTTACAAAACTCTAAACTTTCTGCAAAAGAAAAATTAGCTGTTCTCAAAAATAAAGAAGAAGAAATTCATACTCTAGAAAGGCAAGTGCAAACAGCAGCAGCACCAGAAGATTATACAAAGCTGCGTCAAGCACTAGAAGCGGCGCAAAATCAAGTTGTTGAAGCTAAAGCAAATTACGAAACAATTCGCCGCCGTTTAGCTGAATTAGAAACTATTATTGCTAAGTCAAAAAGAGAATTAAGTGATTATACTGTAGAAAATATTAAGCATAAAAATAGCGAACATATTATTACCTCTGCGGCTAAAGTTCAAAATACACTCAAGATTTTTCGGGAAAAATTAACTCTGCGAAAACTCAATAAATTAGAAGAAGAAGTTAAAAATTGCTTCCTTTATCTTCTCCATAAATCAGACTTAGTGCATCGTATCACTATTGATACTAAGACTTTTAGCCTTTTGCTTTACGATTTAAATGGTAAACCTGTTCCTAAACATCGTTTATCAGCAGGCGAAAAACAACTACTTGCGATCGCATTCCTCTGGGGTTTAGCCAAAGTCTCTGGACACCGCCTACCAGTAGCAATTGATACGCCACTAGGTAGACTAGACTCCTCTCACCGCAGCAACTTAGTTGAACGTTACTTTCCATCCGCCAGCCATCAAGTAATTTTGTTATCTACGGATACTGAGATTGGCAAGAAAGAAGTAGAAACATTGCGAGAAAACGAAGCGATCGCCCGCGAATATCTCCTCAAATACGACTCTTCCACTCGTCAAACAACAGTGGTAGAAAATCAATATTTTTGGTAG
- a CDS encoding type II toxin-antitoxin system PemK/MazF family toxin yields MSIERGQIYFVNLNPVLGREQAGTRPVLVLSIEAINQLPLVVTVVVGTKGTNIKRDYPTNIRVSPGDSGLLIETVFLSFQIRSLDPNRFPADPSGKLSDSKMLEVETAVRYCLGL; encoded by the coding sequence GTGAGCATCGAGAGAGGACAAATTTATTTTGTCAATCTTAATCCAGTTCTGGGTCGAGAACAGGCAGGAACAAGACCAGTTTTAGTTTTATCTATAGAGGCTATCAATCAATTACCTTTGGTTGTGACTGTAGTTGTCGGTACGAAAGGAACAAATATTAAGCGTGATTATCCAACTAATATACGAGTCTCGCCAGGTGACAGTGGATTGCTTATAGAAACAGTATTCTTGTCTTTTCAAATTCGTTCTTTAGATCCAAATCGCTTTCCTGCTGATCCATCTGGCAAACTTTCTGACTCCAAGATGCTTGAAGTTGAAACTGCGGTTCGCTACTGTTTGGGTTTATGA
- the dndE gene encoding DNA sulfur modification protein DndE: MESPIERIKLSQTAKDQLTKLKRSTKIDQWNILCRWAFCRSLAEATTPSPVPIPQDSNVEMSWRVFGGEMSDILLLALKQRCHNDGYPTDKETLAIQFRLHLHRGIGYLAGDPNIKKIEDLIELAVKN, from the coding sequence ATGGAATCACCTATTGAAAGAATAAAACTCTCTCAAACAGCCAAAGACCAACTTACCAAACTGAAGCGCAGCACCAAAATCGACCAATGGAATATCCTATGCCGTTGGGCCTTTTGTCGTTCTCTGGCAGAAGCAACGACACCCTCCCCCGTCCCAATCCCCCAGGATAGCAACGTCGAAATGAGTTGGCGCGTCTTTGGCGGCGAAATGTCCGATATACTCCTTCTCGCCCTCAAGCAACGCTGTCATAATGACGGTTATCCCACCGATAAAGAAACCCTTGCTATCCAATTCCGCTTACATTTGCATCGCGGTATTGGCTACTTAGCAGGCGATCCAAATATCAAGAAAATTGAAGATTTAATTGAACTAGCGGTTAAAAATTGA
- a CDS encoding DNA phosphorothioation-associated putative methyltransferase, whose protein sequence is MPEALEIERHRAAIARIDISRPVRLAIEGSILNQDTTFFDYGCGYGGDVQRVKNLGYTSAGWDPYYYPDVPRTPADVVNLGYVLNVIEDSEERRQSLIQAWELTGKVLIVAAQILINAPSKTQLAYNDGIVTRRNTFQKYYEQQELKTYIDEVLNVDAVPIALGVYFVFRDEAEKESYKAIRFFSATSTPRVRIPIKRFEDYQEQLQPLMAFFTKRGRLPVKGELENEQELLSEFGNFRRAFGVVLQATDEAEWDAIAYRRSLDIQVYLALTHFDKRPAWQKLAPEMRHDIKAFFSSYEEACQVADQKLFSLGKPGVIQTACEKSKIGKHTRGALYVHVSALAALDPILRICEGCASRTIGRIDEATLIKYHTDKPQISYLSYPEFDTDPHPALKASIGIDLKTLFVTHRDYETRANPPILHRKETFVTSNYPRYEEFAKLTQQEQELGLLNQKSDIGTREGWEKCLATHRVEIRGHQVYPIQES, encoded by the coding sequence ATGCCTGAAGCGCTAGAAATTGAGCGTCATAGAGCTGCGATCGCTCGCATTGATATATCTCGCCCTGTACGATTGGCTATAGAAGGCTCAATCCTCAATCAAGACACCACTTTTTTTGACTACGGCTGCGGCTACGGTGGTGATGTGCAGCGAGTAAAAAACTTAGGCTACACCAGTGCAGGTTGGGACCCTTACTACTATCCTGATGTCCCACGCACTCCTGCCGATGTGGTCAACTTGGGTTATGTCCTCAACGTCATTGAAGATTCAGAGGAACGCCGTCAAAGCCTGATCCAAGCTTGGGAACTCACCGGGAAAGTTTTAATTGTCGCGGCTCAAATACTGATTAACGCTCCCAGCAAAACCCAACTTGCTTACAATGATGGCATTGTGACGCGCCGCAATACTTTTCAGAAATATTACGAACAACAAGAACTCAAAACTTATATTGATGAAGTCCTAAATGTCGATGCAGTACCGATCGCACTAGGCGTATACTTTGTTTTTCGAGATGAAGCTGAAAAAGAAAGTTACAAGGCTATCCGCTTCTTTTCTGCGACCTCTACACCGCGAGTCCGTATCCCCATCAAGCGGTTTGAAGACTATCAAGAACAGCTGCAACCACTCATGGCTTTCTTTACTAAACGCGGTAGATTACCTGTAAAAGGCGAATTGGAAAATGAACAGGAATTACTCAGCGAATTTGGTAACTTTCGCCGCGCCTTTGGTGTAGTTTTGCAAGCTACTGATGAGGCTGAATGGGATGCGATCGCTTATCGTCGTTCTCTGGATATCCAAGTTTATCTCGCCCTCACCCACTTTGATAAACGTCCGGCATGGCAAAAACTAGCCCCAGAAATGCGTCACGATATCAAAGCCTTTTTTAGTAGTTATGAAGAAGCTTGTCAAGTAGCCGACCAAAAGCTTTTCAGCTTAGGTAAACCTGGAGTGATTCAAACTGCTTGCGAAAAAAGCAAAATTGGTAAACATACGCGTGGTGCGCTTTACGTCCATGTTTCTGCATTAGCAGCGCTTGACCCCATACTACGAATTTGTGAAGGTTGTGCTAGCCGTACCATTGGCCGGATCGATGAAGCCACGTTGATTAAATATCACACTGATAAGCCGCAAATATCCTATCTGTCTTACCCCGAATTCGACACTGACCCCCATCCAGCGTTAAAAGCCAGCATAGGTATTGATTTAAAAACCCTCTTCGTCACTCACCGAGACTACGAAACCAGGGCAAATCCGCCGATTTTGCACCGCAAGGAAACATTTGTTACCAGTAACTATCCACGCTACGAAGAATTTGCTAAACTCACCCAACAAGAACAGGAATTAGGGCTGCTTAACCAAAAAAGCGACATTGGTACGCGTGAAGGTTGGGAAAAATGCCTTGCCACACACAGAGTAGAAATCAGGGGGCATCAGGTTTATCCAATTCAAGAAAGTTAA
- a CDS encoding AmpG family muropeptide MFS transporter, with product MRKIKSLLGVFGSRKMAALLFLGFSSGLPLLLIGNTLKAWMTVEKVDLAAIGWFSLASLPYSLKFLWSPLVDRFTLPILGRRRGWLILTQIALIVAIAFMAFQQPKQALQLLAINAIVIAFISATQDIAVDAYRTDVLEKLEMGAGAAVFILGYRIALLVAGALALILADKLPWSSVYLFMAGTMVIGIFATLFAPEPKEISPPASLVDAVILPFGEFFQRQGIIKAILMLAFITLYKLGDALLSNMTTPFLLQTGFTKTDIGAIQVGMGLIATIVGALAGGSILSAIGINRSLWVFGILQAVSNLAYFFLAYIGKNYQAMVLAINVEQFCGGLGTAAFVAFLMSLCNQRFSATQYALLSSLMAVSRDILSAPGGAIAQSTGWPVFFLITIAAAVPGLLLLPVFAPWNPQPVAVSRPGLEDEEEDIWGIK from the coding sequence ATGAGGAAAATTAAATCGCTACTGGGAGTTTTCGGTAGTCGCAAGATGGCGGCTTTATTATTTTTAGGTTTTTCATCGGGTTTACCGTTATTGTTAATCGGTAATACCTTAAAGGCTTGGATGACCGTAGAGAAGGTAGATTTAGCCGCTATTGGTTGGTTTAGCCTTGCGAGTTTGCCTTATTCCTTAAAATTTTTGTGGTCGCCATTGGTAGACAGGTTCACCTTACCAATTTTGGGACGACGACGGGGTTGGTTAATTTTGACGCAGATTGCTTTGATTGTAGCGATCGCATTCATGGCTTTCCAACAACCCAAACAAGCATTACAACTACTAGCAATCAACGCCATAGTCATTGCCTTTATCAGTGCAACTCAAGATATTGCCGTTGATGCCTACCGTACCGACGTTTTAGAAAAGCTAGAAATGGGTGCTGGTGCAGCAGTTTTTATCTTAGGTTATCGAATTGCCCTGTTAGTCGCAGGTGCTTTAGCCTTGATACTTGCTGACAAACTACCTTGGTCATCGGTTTACTTGTTTATGGCAGGGACGATGGTAATTGGTATTTTCGCCACCTTGTTCGCACCGGAACCCAAGGAAATTAGCCCTCCAGCTTCTCTGGTTGATGCTGTCATCTTGCCCTTTGGGGAATTTTTTCAGCGTCAAGGGATTATCAAAGCAATTCTAATGCTTGCATTCATTACCTTATACAAGCTAGGTGATGCTTTGTTGAGCAATATGACCACGCCTTTTTTGCTGCAAACTGGTTTTACCAAAACCGACATTGGGGCAATTCAAGTGGGGATGGGGTTAATTGCCACGATTGTAGGTGCTTTAGCAGGTGGTTCAATTTTGAGTGCTATTGGCATCAATCGATCGCTTTGGGTTTTTGGTATTCTACAAGCAGTAAGTAATTTAGCTTACTTTTTTCTAGCATACATCGGTAAAAACTACCAAGCTATGGTACTTGCCATCAACGTAGAACAATTTTGTGGTGGATTGGGGACAGCAGCCTTTGTTGCCTTTTTGATGAGTCTTTGTAACCAGAGGTTTTCCGCAACCCAATATGCTTTGTTATCCAGCTTAATGGCTGTCAGCCGCGATATTCTGTCGGCCCCTGGAGGCGCGATCGCTCAAAGTACGGGTTGGCCTGTATTTTTCTTAATTACCATCGCCGCCGCCGTACCAGGACTACTGCTATTACCAGTATTTGCCCCCTGGAACCCTCAGCCAGTGGCAGTATCCAGACCAGGACTTGAGGACGAAGAAGAGGATATATGGGGAATCAAGTAG
- a CDS encoding ABC transporter permease, which translates to MGNQVVIAVGTFILLLTGLLLGYVLSQLVLGFLAFNLLTFFGTLSLILIFGTLYYVLFWQLRRDQSRPSTINQGIPNQVDDGVSDSYLKNRLIAKLSGDTAAAERLIEQAKETYPGMPENWYCERVLDDLERS; encoded by the coding sequence ATGGGGAATCAAGTAGTTATTGCTGTCGGTACATTCATCCTCTTACTTACTGGTTTATTACTTGGCTATGTTCTCTCGCAGTTAGTTCTAGGATTTCTAGCATTTAACCTCTTAACTTTTTTCGGAACACTCAGCCTAATTTTAATTTTTGGGACACTTTATTACGTTTTATTTTGGCAGTTACGAAGAGATCAGTCCCGACCATCAACTATAAATCAAGGAATACCAAACCAGGTAGACGATGGTGTATCTGATAGCTATCTAAAAAACAGACTGATCGCTAAATTATCTGGTGACACTGCCGCAGCCGAACGGTTAATTGAACAGGCAAAGGAAACTTATCCTGGGATGCCGGAAAATTGGTATTGCG